One genomic segment of Ricinus communis isolate WT05 ecotype wild-type chromosome 5, ASM1957865v1, whole genome shotgun sequence includes these proteins:
- the LOC112535682 gene encoding LOW QUALITY PROTEIN: G-type lectin S-receptor-like serine/threonine-protein kinase At1g61550 (The sequence of the model RefSeq protein was modified relative to this genomic sequence to represent the inferred CDS: inserted 1 base in 1 codon) has translation MWRNHLEAQGSLELPVYDLDNIILATNNFSLTNKLGQGGYGPVYKGKLQDGMEVAIKRLSSSSGQGVEEFKNEIVLISKLQHRNLVKLLGCCIEREERXLIYEFMPNKSLDTYLFGSKANAKLDWHKRFNVVLGVAPGVLYFHRDSRLRIIHRHLKASNILLDENMNPKISDFGLARIFQRKQDLANTRRVVGTLGYMSPEYALSGIFSEKSDTFSFGVLLLEIISGKRIKSFIYNEDHLGLLAYAWQSWNENRGLSMVDEALSGSFSSSEAIRYVNIGLLCVQDKAADMPNMQAVVSMLSGETKLPQPKEPTFLFQTTFNCHVHSENQHALSINEVTESIIQGR, from the exons ATGTGGAGAAATCATTTAGAAGCGCAAGGTTCATTAGAACTGCCTGTGTATGACTTGGACAACATCATACTTGCAACTAATAATTTCAGCTTAACAAACAAACTTGGGCAAGGAGGATATGGTCCAGTTTATAAG GGAAAGCTACAGGATGGTATGGAAGTAGCGATCAAAAGGCTTTCTAGCAGTTCTGGACAAGGTGTAGAAGAGTTCAAGAATGAAATTGTGTTGATATCCAAGCTCCAACACAGAAATCTTGTCAAGCTCCTCGGTTGCTGCattgaaagagaagaaa taCTAATTTATGAGTTCATGCCTAATAAAAGCTTGGATACTTACTTATTTG GTTCTAAAGCAAATGCAAAACTTGATTGGCATAAACGATTTAACGTCGTCCTTGGAGTTGCTCCGGGGGTTCTTTATTTCCACCGGGATTCTCGTTTAAGGATTATACATCGGCATTTGAAGGCGAGCAATATTCTTTTGGATGAAAATATGAATCCAAAGATATCTGACTTTGGACTGGCACGAATTTTTCAACGTAAACAAGATCTTGCAAATACACGTAGAGTTGTAGGAACATT GGGCTATATGTCTCCTGAATATGCATTGAGTGGGATATTCTCTGAAAAGTCTGATACATTTAGCTTTGGGGTCCTGCTGCTAGAAATCATTAGCGGCAAAAGGATTAAGAGCTTCATCTATAATGAAGACCACTTGGGCCTTCTTGCTTAC GCATGGCAATCATGGAATGAAAACAGAGGATTGAGCATGGTGGATGAAGCACTTTCTGGGTCATTTTCTTCATCGGAAGCGATTAGATATGTGAACATTGGACTTCTTTGCGTACAGGATAAAGCAGCAGATATGCCGAACATGCAGGCTGTAGTGTCAATGTTAAGTGGTGAGACAAAGCTTCCACAACCAAAAGAACCTACGTTTTTGTTCCAAACTACCTTCAACTGCCATGTTCACTCAGAAAACCAACATGCATTGTCCATAAATGAGGTCACTGAATCAATAATCCAAGGGCGTTGA
- the LOC8267443 gene encoding receptor-like serine/threonine-protein kinase SD1-8, with protein MKGITRRNHFNPIFLFFTFLSFYAPRFSFSSDTLTSTQSLINGQTLLSTRQKFELGFFTPGNSKNWYVGIWYKNISDRTYVWVANRDNPLTNSSGIFKIFNQSIVLFDQGNNLIWSSNQIKATNPVMQLLDTGDLVLREADVNNQYLWQSFDYPTDTLLPDMKLGWDLNKSLHRYLSSWKSKDDPGAGDYSFKLDYHGFPEIFLWNDGRKIYRSGPWNGLRFSGVPEMKPLDYISFDFVTNQSEVFYSFHISSNSTYSRLTVTSSGELQRYTWIPERQDWNSFWYAPKDQCDDYKECGPYGICDSNASPVCKCMRGFEPKNLQAWNLRDGSGGCVRKTDLQCMNDKFLHLKNIKLPESSTSFVDRIISLKNCEELCLRNCSCTAYANSDISNGGTGCVLWFGELLDMRQYTEGGGQDLYVRLAASDIGDGKNVAALIIGISVGIGTLLLGLAACFIWKRRSVRKEQKGVQERSQNLLLNEVVISSKRDYSGEKDKDELELPLFDFGTIATATDNFSDENKLGQGGFGCVYKGRLVEGQVVAVKRLSKTSVQGIEEFKNEVNLIARLQHRNLVRLLGCCIETNEKVLIYEYMEHRSLDSVIFNNAKRSLLNWQRRFNIVCGIARGLLYMHQDSRFRIIHRDLKASNILLDGEWNPKISDFGMARIFGGDQTEASTKRVVGTYGYMSPEYAMDGHFSVKSDVFSFGVLVLEIVSGNKNRGFYHSNSELNLLGHAWRLWKEEKGLEILDSSVGSSFSPSEVLRCIQVGLLCVQERTEDRPTMSSVVLMLSSENATMPHPKTPGFCLGRNPFETDSSSGKQDESYTVNQVTVTMLDAR; from the exons ATGAAGGGTATAACAAGAAGAAACCATTTTAACCCCATTTTCCTGTTCTTcactttcctttctttttatgccccaagattttctttctcttcagACACCTTAACTTCAACACAGTCTCTTATAAATGGCCAAACTCTTCTCTCCACGAGACAAAAGTTTGAGCTTGGTTTCTTCACTCCAGGAAATTCGAAGAATTGGTATGTTGGAATATGGTACAAGAACATTTCTGATAGAACTTATGTATGGGTTGCTAACAGAGATAATCCACTTACCAATTCTTCAGGTATATTCAAGATTTTCAATCAAAGTATTGTTCTTTTTGATCAAGGGAATAATCTTATATGGtcatcaaatcaaatcaaagcTACCAACCCAGTTATGCAGTTGTTAGATACAGGAGATCTTGTTTTAAGAGAAGCAGATGTGAATAATCAGTATCTTTGGCAGAGTTTTGATTATCCTACTGACACTCTGTTACCAGATATGAAGCTGGGCTGGGATCTAAATAAAAGTCTTCACAGGTATTTAAGTTCTTGGAAAAGCAAAGATGATCCTGGTGCAGgtgattattcttttaaacTCGATTATCATGGATTCCCTGAAATTTTCTTGTGGAATGATGGTAGAAAAATCTATAGAAGTGGGCCATGGAATGGGTTAAGATTTAGTGGAGTACCAGAAATGAAGCCTCTTGATTATATAAGTTTTGATTTTGTCACTAATCAAAGTGAGGTTTTTTACTCATTTCATATATCTTCCAATTCTACATATTCAAGATTGACTGTTACATCATCTGGGGAACTCCAAAGATATACATGGATTCCAGAAAGACAAGATTGGAATTCATTTTGGTATGCACCTAAAGATCAATGTGACGATTATAAGGAGTGTGGTCCATATGGTATTTGTGATTCAAATGCTTCTCCTGTTTGCAAGTGCATGAGAGGATTCGAGCCCAAAAATCTGCAGGCATGGAATCTCAGAGATGGGTCAGGTGGGTGTGTTAGGAAGACTGATCTTCAATGCATGAATGATAAATTCCTCCACTTGAAGAACATCAAATTGCCAGAAAGCTCAACTTCATTCGTTGACAGGATTATTAGCCTAAAGAATTGTGAAGAGTTGTGCCTGAGGAATTGTTCTTGCACTGCTTATGCTAATTCTGATATTAGCAACGGAGGTACAGGATGTGTTCTTTGGTTCGGTGAGCTCTTAGATATGAGGCAATACACAGAAGGTGGTGGTCAAGATCTCTACGTCAGATTGGCTGCTTCTGATATAG GTGATGGTAAGAATGTAGCTGCTCTTATTATTGGCATCTCAGTTGGCATTGGAACTCTGCTATTAGGACTGGCTGCCTGTTTTATATGGAAGAGACGGAGTGTACGTAAAGAACAGAAAG GTGTTCAAGAAAGAAGCCagaatttattgttaaatgaGGTAGTTATCTCCAGCAAGAGAGACTACTCAGGTGAAAAAGACAAAGATGAGCTTGAACTGCCATTGTTTGATTTTGGTACCATTGCAACTGCTACAGATAACTTCTCTGATGAAAATAAACTTGGACAAGGAGGTTTTGGTTGTGTTTACAAG GGTAGGTTAGTAGAAGGCCAAGTAGTAGCTGTAAAGAGGCTGTCAAAGACCTCTGTGCAAGGAATAGAAGAATTCAAGAATGAGGTCAATTTAATTGCCAGGCTTCAGCATAGAAATCTTGTTCGACTGCTCGGTTGCTGCATTGAGACGAATGAGAAGGTGCTCATTTATGAGTATATGGAACACAGAAGCCTGGATTCTGTTATATTCA ATAATGCAAAAAGGTCTTTACTAAATTGGCAAAGGCGATTCAACATTGTTTGTGGGATTGCAAGAGGGCTTCTATATATGCACCAGGATTCCAGATTTAGAATTATTCATAGGGATCTCAAAGCAAGCAACATTCTACTTGATGGAGAATGGAATCCGAAAATATCAGATTTTGGCATGGCTAGAATATTTGGTGGAGATCAAACTGAAGCTAGTACCAAGAGAGTAGTGGGAACTTA TGGCTACATGTCTCCTGAATACGCAATGGATGGCCATTTCTCAGTGAAATCAGATGTTTTTAGTTTTGGTGTTCTGGTGTTGGAGATTGTAAGTGGTAATAAGAACAGAGGATTTTATCATTCAAACAGTGAGCTCAACCTTCTTGGGCAT GCATGGAGGTTATGGAAAGAAGAGAAGGGATTGGAAATTTTAGACTCATCAGTTGGCAGCTCGTTTTCACCAAGTGAAGTTCTGAGATGCATACAGGTAGGACTTTTATGTGTGCAAGAACGCACAGAAGATAGACCAACAATGTCATCTGTGGTCTTGATGTTGAGCAGCGAAAATGCAACAATGCCCCATCCTAAAACTCCTGGATTTTGCCTGGGAAGGAATCCTTTTGAAACTGATTCATCTTCAGGAAAACAAGATGAATCATATACTGTAAACCAAGTCACGGTTACTATGCTAGAtgcaagataa